The following nucleotide sequence is from Rhipicephalus microplus isolate Deutch F79 unplaced genomic scaffold, USDA_Rmic scaffold_16, whole genome shotgun sequence.
acgcctctgtggtttggagccctcaccagAAACACTTGGTCACCAAGTTAGAACGTATTCAGAGGCGTGAAGCACtgatctgggtccccgcccactcgggtcaccccggcaacgagacagctcaccaacgcgctcgaggattcgtcgaccgagcggtgggccactcagagtcggacgccctggtgccggagcccctggtcacctaccacgacatcactcagcactatcgcctcgagcgatatttctattcacatcctcacagcagccttcccaagcggtccgagatcgcctggcgtcgcctacagacccgcaccttcccgtgccccctcgtgttttcatacatgcacccaggtgccatcgatccacgctgctgcctgtgcggcaacgttgcctcgttgaaccacatcctctggggctgcccggaggatcccccgcccgccgacctcctttgctcaccccccaccgagggacaatgggaggcccttctctccagcaacgacatagacatccagacacgggtcctgaaacgagcggaagaagtcatcgagaaacacagcctggcagccttcgtggcttagcctcccttacccctcaccccttcgactaataaagttgttactcactcggtttgtgtgctctagatatagaaggcgggattcagtaactgatatgctaaattcatgcaatttagaatcactggaaattcgaagacggaaacaaaaacttaaaacattatttcatataatccaagggatattcaaaatacctaaagacgagtacatacgccttcccggaaaacgtagcactagattgaatcatgatgcccccattgGACCTTTCAGCGCTCacactgacatctttcggtggtcatttttcccggatgctatagaacaatggaattctttaccccaacatgttattaatagtaccgatgtgcaaacttttgacagagaaattgatgcttattttggtaatggttgaagtactgcccattctgttttcctgtgtttattgcttagtggttttTTAGGTGTTttgtttgtactcatattgtactccctccctgttatgaccctcaagcgagggttgacagtattattaaataaaaaaaaataactactGAGTTAATTGGCATTTATGAAAATTTGTAACAAAAAAAGTGACAAATGCTCATCAATTTTGCTTCACCAGCTGTATGTACTTACATATAATATCTTAGTTGTATGTACTTACACATATTATCTATGTACTTGCGCATAATAACCAGTTGATTAATAAATACTCGACTGGCTATGTTGTAATACATAAGAAATAAAGGTGCCTCAGTAATAAAAAACATAGTTTCGGTATATAATCGAGTTTACAGTTAGAAAACAGCTGAAAAGCTTGACAATTATTGCCAAAGTAAATTTTTCACTTTAGAGCCTCTTGTAATGCTTGCCTTGCACATTTTGTGAGATGTCACACAGCCCTATCGGCATTGTACCATCGAGTGCAGTTAACGTTTCCAAGCAAATTGACTGTAGTTTGGCCCTCATGCTTCAATCCCAAGTATTTCAAAATTTCTGGCTTGTGTGATACTAGCATTATTAAATGCAAGAATATTATCTAATGTCCAATCATTAAGACTTTGAACCCAAAGACAACAAAGACTGTGCAAAGCAATTTCCATTAACTCAGCACTTGCTCCATGTAGATGGCACGAGCTGTTTCGGTCTAGTTGCATCACAAATAACAGTCATGTCTGTTTGGTACAAGCTGCCATTAAAGGTAGGCAGGGGACCGTAAAGTTGGCAAAGGGAGTGACAGCAGGTTCATCCGTTCCGTATGAGAGAAGTGTTTGGACAACAAAACAACAGCTTTAATCTAGATATTCCAGCACAAGCACTCTAAATGAGACAGTTCGTCATGCTGATTAAAGCACAACATGGGTTGATCGGCATGACAATGGGCGAGAGATTCCATGACACCATTAGAGCACACCCGTTGTTACCTCGCGCGCGATTTGTCTCAAAAGGTCATTGAAAAGGCTGACAGGTTTAATAATTAAGAGCTCGCTGTTCCAGCCTTCAGTGCCTGAAAACATTACTGGCATTTATTCCCATTTACATGGTAACTGTACGGGCCGCCAACAAACTTAAGATTTCTTTTATCCTTAACATCTAAACTCATCTACAAGCACCAAAAACACACGGCGTAATAAAGATAGCCACTGAAAGTGTTCGTATATCATGGTGCACAGTGTCTTCGGTATGCCTTAAAAGTTACCTGACCATTTTCTAAACACAGCCGAGGCTAGACAACCCTTTTCACTTTCGTCCATAAGAAAATAGATTGTAAGCACAGAGAGCATACAAGGCTAGGTTGCACTTGCGCTAGGTTGCATTTTCACTCACTACTTGCTTTAGAAAAACTGCTTTTGAGCCAAAAGAAATAAGGTTTAAGAACAAATGTGGAAAATATGTACCAAGGAACATCCTTgcctaattgaaaaaaaaagttttttctttaattttgccCTACCCTGTGCccttctcgcctccatcgaaatttcaGCCACAttagccaggattcgatctcttgggtcagcagtcaagtactATGAAACAAGGGCTGATGATATCTACTGGTACTGGCAAGTCTCTGGAGCAAGAAAATGGTGCCTTCCTCTGTGCGTGAGCTGTGTGTGAGCATTGGCATCAAGTGCGTTCAGAAAAAAAGACATGGTTTGTGTCTTCAGTTCCCCCGTGAGAACAGGTTGACAAATAAAGACTGAGCTCGCTCAGACTCcctcaagaaatatatttggTGCTTAGGAATCACTCAGTGTCGGAGACACCAGCATATTTCTCATCCAGACTCAGACTCTATTCTCATTCAGACTCATCAAACAATACCTAGACACACTGATGGCCCGATGCTAGTCTGCGACACGAGCAAGTTTGCCAACCGGTGCCTGTGAGTGTGACAGTGACTACACaaaagagtgttttttttttccatttcatcAAATGACAACCCTTGGCTGCGCATTCCGCACTAAGTGGACACCGACAGATATGAACAAACCCCTGCTGGGGCGCGCGCCGGCTTCTTGTCCCTGCACATTAGCATTTTGGATAGTTCAGAGACCAGTACTCAAAAGGTTAGGGCATTTTTCGTGGTGCAATGCAATCAACCAAGTCCTTTGAATACCTAGAGAAATACACTCAGCTTATACACCATTTCAGGACTAGCAGTTTTGTATCTGTATTGAATAAACAGTACTGTGGCGCGCTCGAACGAACGAAAACGCGTGGCTTAGTACAATCAGCGTTTTATGACCATGATCATTACATACTTCGACAAGGAAACCAGTCCAAGATTGCAGCACCCATGAAACTAAATTGGAATTGTGTTTATCTTGCAAACAAAGTGCCCTTACATAATTGCTTATGGTTTCAAAACACATATAACTGACATCTATATAACAAATAAACCGAAACTAATTTTGTATTGTTTTTGCCCGTGCAGGCAAAATTATGCGCGCCGTTTTTATCAGTCATTTGCCAGCTATTAGTCTTGACAACTGCTGTCTGTGGCAGCACTGTAATCAGCAAAAATGAAGCGCTTCATTGTAATTAATTAGCACAGCTTGGTAATCCCCCAGAACCCTGGCACATTTACACACACTTTCACctaagaaacaaacacacacagcaCTTACTACCAACCGTCTTTCATTGCtattgtgcataaaaaaaaaacatgtttcgaGGTATAACCAAGTTGaactgaaggaaagaagtgtacacttaaaGGGACCAACAACCGGCCAGAACGTGGGATTACATTGTAGTAGAAACGAAAAGAGCATGTAATATAGTGACATACTCCAGCATGTTTCTCGCTTTGCGACTAAAGTTTATGGTTTTAAATCATGCTTAAAATTATGAAGAACCTTCTTATTGTGCAGCCTAGTAGAAGAGCATTGAAGCTGGACGATGGAGTCAATCACTTTGCAGAACTTGGTCGCGTAGTCTGATACTCAAAACTACAGTATGTACATTATCCAGACCCACTCAATTCTGTGCTGCTCACGACATAAAAGGATTAACAGGTTGAAAGGCGGCACTAACATCATGCCCGCAATGCAACAAGTAGAGCTATGGTGCATGCGCAGTAAACCACCACCCTCAAACACAGGATGCCTGCACCATCAGTGTTTTCAGCATGTGAGGAAACAACTTCATATTTGCTGCAGATGGAAAAACTCCAATGATAAATGTTTTGCGCCGTTCTCTGCTTTAACATTCCGGGATCAGACTCACTGACACGTAACACTTTCTTCGTTCTATGAAAAATAAGCCCCATAAGGAAAATGGTTGTAGATCCTTTTAGGGACTCATTTTCTTCATtagacgcaatattaatgagaggTAACTGACAGTCGTGCCAAGGTAAGTATAGGATGTTATATGAGGTAGGCACAAtgtaaacgaaaagaaagaaaagtggatgaaaagatcaCTTGAcatgggcagggaccgaacctgcgacctacaAATATTGCATTCgatgttctaccaactgagctatcatggcggctaCCCCCCATTCACTTTTTGGTTATATTCcgaaattaaacgtgggagtgtcagtcagcgccgcctgtaGCCATGACGGTGAGGGGGGGGACACTGTTTTTTTGCCTGTTTCGGTGTCACATAGTACATGAGctcattacgagctggcagctgaccaacaatcCCTCGTATAGTACCTGAAGGCACTAAATCTGCCAGAACGGAACCgttgctatgaatgaaggaaagaaggtcagctgccagcttgtaataagatCATGTACTACTGACTCCAAAGTGGCAGAAAAACAGTGTTTGTCACTGTCTGCAATGGCAACAGGCAGCTATGACTGATGCTGTCACGTTTAATGCGCATACATACCCAATTAAGTGGATCTGGAGATAGTCGCCATGGTagttcagttggtagagcatcagacatGTTATTTCAAGGTCGTATGTTTGATCCTTGCTCAAGGCAAGTTATCCTTTtatccccctttttttcctttgcatttACATTGTGATTACTTCATgcaacatcccctatactttccttggcatgattgtctgttagatctcattattatcgatTTGAACTGTGTATTCCAACCAACTAGCCTGGTGACAAGTTTAAAAGAGTGTTTTATGGTTCAATTTCTTTCCAAAGTGGGTTTCTGTTCCATCTGCAGCATCGTGTATCAAAGATTTTCTTTCGCGGAAGTGAGTTATCACTCATTTGAAGCTCTTAATTTCGATTGGTTGAAAATAAAGAATATACTGCACATGCTCCCAGTGCTGTGACTGAAACATGAACATGAAAAACAGCAAAtgcgaaaagaaaaataaaagtttcAGTATTCTTGTGCGACAAGTGCTGCCTTATCCTTGAGAAACAGTATTAGGTGGCTCATCAGAAAGTTTGTGACTAGCGCTGTGGGCAACCTGGCAACAATTTCAAGGTCCACTTCTGTTACTGGTCATCTGAATCATTTACTGAACCTATCTGTGGACAAACTCGTCTATTTTTAGGGTGACCATAAAGTGACATAGGCAGTTTATGAGTAATAGCAAGATAAATCACATATAAAACTTTGTTAGAAATGAAATTCTCACAAATTGCAATACTTGACTAGACCAAAACA
It contains:
- the LOC142784965 gene encoding uncharacterized protein LOC142784965 isoform X1; translation: MKFCADDCLIYMPVSCTDDQLELNKCLEDLELWCCEWDMQVNFKKTTYVHITNKKNVLNFQYNIGSNKLSKTPHFKYLGVTITNNLTWHRHIESVCFESFKKLCFLRAKMHKSPKHIKLLAYHTYIRPRLQYASVVWSPHQKHLVTKLERIQRREALIWVPAHSGHPGNETAHQRARGFVDRAVGHSESDALVPEPLVTYHDITQHYRLERYFYSHPHSSLPKRSEIAWRRLQTRTFPCPLVFSYMHPGAIDPRCCLCGNVASLNHILWGCPEDPPPADLLCSPPTEGQWEALLSSNDIDIQTRVLKRAEEVIEKHSLAAFVA